The genomic interval TAGCTGAGGCTCAAAATCGTAGCTTTTATGAAAAGATCAGCTATACTGACGCAAAATTAGCAAGTTTACAGCTTAAGCTTGAGCAAATGATAGAAGGATTGACATGAGCGGCAGAGTAACAATTACCATCAATGGTCGTAGCTTCCCCATTCATTGTAATGTTGGTGAGGAAGATAGAATTAAAGAGCTCGCTTTTTATGTTGATGAAAAAGCAAAAGAATTAACGAAGAATTTTTCAGGCAAGATCAACGATCTTCATTTAATGGTGATGGTTTCACTTTTAATTGCCGATGAATTGCGTGACACGTTAAACGAAAATGAAAATTTGGAACAAAAATTACAAGAAAAACAAGTGCATATACAGCCTTCAATGGATGAAAAGCCAACAGATCCGCGTCTTACTGATCCCAATT from Alphaproteobacteria bacterium carries:
- a CDS encoding cell division protein ZapA is translated as MSGRVTITINGRSFPIHCNVGEEDRIKELAFYVDEKAKELTKNFSGKINDLHLMVMVSLLIADELRDTLNENENLEQKLQEKQVHIQPSMDEKPTDPRLTDPNFLKAVEMLASRMENIAENIQQR